A single genomic interval of Bradyrhizobium sp. AZCC 1693 harbors:
- a CDS encoding 4-(cytidine 5'-diphospho)-2-C-methyl-D-erythritol kinase codes for MPVLSDEARAKVNLTLRVNGRRADGFHDLESVVAFADCADRLTLTPGSDLDLKMSGPLAQACGEASDNLVLKAARLLAERVPDMKAGSFSLDKALPVAAGIGGGSADAAAALRLLSQLNGLALDDPRIIEVAQLTGADVPVCVNSRGCVMTGVGETLQPLSLPKMPCVMVNPGVPVATRDVFNALGLRNGELLVGATDVLLQDRWPGEDASLEDWVEALAASSNDLEAPAMRVQPLIGEVISALNATNGAWLARMSGSGATCFAIYENTAEAGRAAEKLRRDHPGWWVHAGTLS; via the coding sequence ATGCCGGTATTGAGTGACGAGGCTCGCGCCAAGGTCAACCTGACCTTGCGGGTGAATGGCCGCCGTGCAGACGGGTTTCACGATCTCGAAAGCGTGGTGGCGTTCGCCGATTGCGCCGACCGGCTGACGCTGACGCCGGGTTCCGATCTGGATTTGAAGATGTCGGGACCGCTGGCGCAGGCCTGCGGCGAGGCGTCGGACAATCTGGTGCTCAAGGCCGCGCGCCTGTTGGCCGAGCGCGTACCGGACATGAAGGCCGGCAGCTTCTCGCTCGACAAGGCCTTGCCGGTGGCGGCCGGAATCGGCGGAGGCTCGGCCGATGCCGCGGCGGCGCTGCGGCTGCTTTCGCAGCTGAACGGGCTCGCGCTCGACGATCCCCGCATCATCGAGGTCGCGCAACTGACCGGCGCCGACGTGCCGGTCTGCGTCAACTCGCGCGGCTGCGTCATGACCGGCGTCGGCGAAACGCTGCAGCCGCTCAGCTTGCCGAAAATGCCCTGCGTGATGGTCAATCCCGGCGTTCCCGTCGCCACCCGCGACGTCTTTAACGCCCTTGGCCTTCGCAACGGCGAATTGCTGGTCGGCGCCACCGACGTGTTGCTGCAGGACCGCTGGCCCGGCGAGGACGCCTCGCTCGAAGACTGGGTCGAAGCGCTCGCCGCCAGTTCAAACGATCTGGAAGCGCCCGCCATGCGCGTCCAGCCCCTGATCGGTGAGGTGATCTCGGCGCTCAACGCCACCAACGGCGCCTGGCTGGCGCGGATGTCCGGATCGGGCGCCACCTGCTTTGCAATCTATGAGAACACCGCCGAAGCCGGCCGTGCAGCAGAGAAGCTCCGGCGCGATCACCCCGGCTGGTGGGTGCATGCGGGAACGCTGAGCTAG
- a CDS encoding tetratricopeptide repeat protein yields MLSTRMNRWTFAAITLAALAAPVVVLAQTPEHTGDNAAQFPSKADLKSLTTSGSYLAARHASVERDAASAAAFYRSALRTDPKNNELLDRAFISSLADGDIDEAVKLADRILTMDKANRVARLVVGVRDLKQKKYPAAQLNINQSIRGPITDLVATLLSGWASYGAGDAKAAVANIDKLTGPEWYPIFKDLHTGMLLEISGKDKDAGARFERAYKLDDSMLRVSDAYARWLSRNKDGAAAAGIYEAFDKKLPRHPLVQEGLRDTRAGKKLPPLVDSAQAGAAEALYGIGATLTRRGGEDLALVYLQLALYLQPSHPLALLSLADLYESVKKPQMAIKVYERMPASSPLKRNAQIQLATNLDAADRSEEAIKILKGVTAEAPKDIEAIMALGNIERGRKKFGDCATTYTQAIDAMPGVTDKNTWVTYYYRGICEERSKQWNKAEVDMRKALELQPEQPHVLNYLGYSWIDQGINLDEGMKMIKRAVDQRPDDGYIVDSLGWAFYRIGNFEDAVKNLERAIDLKPEDPTINDHLGDAYWRVGRTLEAKFQWAHARDLKPEAEELPKIEAKIANGLSDDTSSAASADKKKEDGRGG; encoded by the coding sequence ATGCTTTCCACTCGTATGAATCGTTGGACCTTCGCCGCAATTACCCTCGCCGCACTGGCCGCGCCGGTTGTGGTTTTGGCCCAGACGCCTGAACACACGGGCGATAACGCCGCGCAATTTCCGAGCAAGGCCGATCTCAAATCGCTGACGACGTCCGGCAGCTATCTCGCCGCGCGCCACGCCAGCGTCGAGCGCGACGCGGCTTCTGCGGCGGCGTTCTATCGCTCCGCGCTGCGCACCGATCCGAAGAACAACGAACTGCTGGACCGCGCCTTCATCTCCTCGCTTGCGGACGGCGACATCGACGAGGCCGTCAAGCTCGCCGATCGCATCCTGACGATGGACAAGGCGAACCGCGTGGCGCGGCTGGTGGTCGGCGTGCGCGACCTCAAGCAGAAGAAATATCCGGCGGCGCAGCTCAACATCAACCAGTCGATCCGCGGACCGATCACCGACCTGGTGGCGACGCTGCTGTCGGGCTGGGCGAGCTACGGCGCGGGCGATGCCAAGGCGGCGGTTGCCAATATCGACAAGCTGACCGGCCCTGAATGGTATCCGATCTTCAAGGATCTCCACACCGGCATGCTCCTGGAGATCTCGGGCAAGGACAAGGATGCCGGCGCGCGCTTCGAGCGGGCCTACAAGCTCGACGATTCCATGCTGCGCGTTTCGGATGCCTATGCACGCTGGCTGTCGCGCAACAAGGATGGCGCGGCGGCGGCCGGCATTTACGAGGCGTTCGACAAGAAGTTGCCGCGGCATCCGCTGGTGCAGGAAGGCTTGCGGGACACCAGGGCCGGCAAGAAGCTGCCGCCGCTGGTCGATTCGGCGCAGGCCGGCGCGGCCGAGGCGCTGTACGGCATTGGCGCCACGCTGACCCGCCGCGGCGGCGAGGATCTGGCGCTGGTCTATTTGCAGCTCGCGCTCTACCTGCAGCCCAGTCATCCGCTGGCGCTGCTGTCGCTCGCCGATCTCTACGAGTCCGTGAAGAAGCCCCAGATGGCGATCAAGGTCTACGAGCGCATGCCGGCGAGTTCGCCGCTCAAGCGCAACGCGCAGATCCAGCTTGCCACCAATCTCGACGCCGCCGACCGCAGCGAAGAGGCGATCAAGATCCTGAAGGGCGTCACCGCGGAAGCGCCGAAAGATATCGAAGCCATCATGGCGCTCGGCAACATCGAGCGCGGCCGCAAGAAATTCGGCGATTGCGCCACGACCTATACGCAGGCGATCGACGCGATGCCCGGGGTGACCGACAAGAACACCTGGGTCACCTACTACTATCGCGGCATTTGCGAGGAACGTTCCAAGCAGTGGAACAAGGCCGAGGTCGACATGCGCAAGGCGCTCGAACTGCAGCCCGAGCAGCCGCATGTGCTGAACTATCTCGGCTATTCCTGGATCGACCAGGGCATCAATCTCGACGAAGGCATGAAGATGATCAAGCGCGCCGTCGATCAGCGCCCCGACGACGGCTACATCGTGGATTCGCTCGGCTGGGCGTTTTACCGGATCGGTAACTTTGAGGACGCGGTAAAGAATCTCGAGCGCGCGATCGATCTCAAGCCCGAGGATCCGACCATCAACGACCATCTCGGCGATGCCTATTGGCGCGTCGGGCGGACGCTGGAAGCCAAATTCCAGTGGGCCCATGCCCGCGACCTCAAGCCCGAGGCGGAGGAATTGCCGAAGATCGAAGCCAAGATTGCCAACGGTCTGTCCGACGATACTTCTTCTGCGGCTTCCGCCGACAAGAAGAAAGAAGACGGCAGGGGCGGTTGA